Proteins encoded in a region of the Podarcis muralis chromosome 2, rPodMur119.hap1.1, whole genome shotgun sequence genome:
- the LOC114592686 gene encoding hepatic lectin-like has protein sequence MVLVGVYEQEEDGDRVYLAETEEAKGPRTADRFFLRWKWSSSFLVYGLLALAYLLIIILLGLLLSNESKFSSEAKKLHKQLEMSKELFPCGSRSREWEYFDGRCYYFSLRKATWHTAKSLCAERNSSLVVIHDEAKQNFLESRTKNERYWIGLTDINEEGQWRWIDGISYLNNYKKWRQGEPNDHETKEDCAQIHEAGEWNDVPCNFQSFYACEKPLPS, from the exons ATGGTTCTAGTTGGTGTTTATGAGCAAGAGGAAGATGGAGACCGTGTATACCTGGCAGAGACGGAAGAAGCCAAGGGACCCAGAACAGCAG ACAGATTCTTCCTCCGGTGGAAATGGAGCTCCTCTTTCCTGGTTTATGGGCTCCTGGCGCTCGCTTACCTGCTGATCATCATCTTGCTGGGGCTTCTGCTCTCCAATG AATCAAAGTTTTCCTCAGAAGCGAAAAAGTTACATAAACAGCTTGAAATGAGCAAGGAGC TGTTCCCATGCGGTTCCAGAAGCAGGGAATGGGAATACTTTGACGGTCGGTGTTACTACTTCTCCCTCCGGAAGGCTACTTGGCACACGGCTAAGTCACTTTGTGCAGAGCGCAATTCAAGCCTGGTGGTTATTCATGATGAGGCCAAGCAG AATTTCCTAGAGTCTCGAACCAAGAATGAGCGTTATTGGATTGGACTCACTGATATCAATGAAGAAGGGCAATGGAGGTGGATTGATGGCATCAGTTACTTAAACAACTACAA GAAATGGAGACAAGGCGAGCCCAACGACCATGAAACCAAGGAAGACTGTGCCCAGATCCATGAGGCTGGGGAATGGAATGATGTGCCCTGTAACTTTCAAAGCTTCTATGCATGTGAGAAACCTTTGCCTTCCTGA